One genomic region from Maridesulfovibrio frigidus DSM 17176 encodes:
- the atpD gene encoding F0F1 ATP synthase subunit beta — translation MSKVIGKITQVIGAVVDVEFPEGQLPNILTAVQIDNPNNTDAPDLICEVAQHLGNNVVRTIAMDATEGLVRGMDVTALGIAITVPVGDAVLGRILNVVGRPVDELGPIATDIEMPIHRPAPAFTELSTKVELLETGIKVVDLLVPFPKGGKMGLFGGAGVGKTVILMEMINNIAKQHGGKSCFAGVGERTREGNDLYHEMKDAGVLEKSALVYGQMNEPPGARARVALTALTIAEYFRDVEGEDVLLFVDNIFRFTQAGSEVSALLGRMPSAVGYQPTLGTDLGGLQERITSTTKGSITSVQAVYVPADDLTDPAPATTFSHLDGTLVLSRQIAELGIYPAVDPLDSTSRILDPNILGAEHYSTAREVQMVLQKYKDLQDIIAILGMDELSDEDKQTVARARRIQRFLSQPFHVAEVFTGTPGVYVKLDETVKAFRGILDGEYDDMAENSFYMVGGIEEAIEKEKNK, via the coding sequence ATGAGTAAAGTTATAGGAAAAATTACTCAGGTTATCGGCGCGGTTGTTGACGTCGAATTCCCTGAAGGGCAGTTGCCCAATATTCTGACAGCAGTACAGATTGACAACCCGAACAACACTGACGCTCCTGACCTCATTTGTGAAGTCGCACAGCATCTCGGTAATAACGTTGTTCGTACCATTGCTATGGATGCGACTGAAGGTCTTGTTCGTGGAATGGACGTTACCGCTCTAGGTATCGCAATCACTGTACCTGTTGGTGACGCTGTACTTGGTCGTATCTTGAACGTTGTTGGTCGCCCAGTGGATGAACTTGGCCCGATCGCAACTGACATTGAAATGCCAATTCACCGTCCTGCTCCAGCATTTACCGAGCTTTCAACTAAAGTTGAATTGCTAGAAACCGGCATCAAAGTTGTTGACCTTCTTGTTCCTTTCCCTAAGGGCGGAAAAATGGGTCTCTTCGGCGGAGCTGGTGTTGGTAAAACAGTTATCCTCATGGAAATGATTAACAACATTGCGAAACAGCACGGTGGTAAATCTTGCTTCGCTGGTGTTGGTGAGCGTACTCGTGAAGGTAATGACCTCTATCATGAAATGAAAGACGCTGGTGTTCTTGAGAAATCAGCTCTCGTATACGGCCAGATGAACGAACCTCCAGGAGCACGTGCTCGTGTTGCTCTAACAGCTCTCACCATCGCTGAATACTTCCGTGATGTTGAAGGTGAAGACGTACTTCTGTTCGTTGATAACATCTTCCGCTTCACACAGGCTGGTTCAGAAGTGTCCGCACTTCTTGGACGTATGCCTTCAGCTGTTGGTTACCAGCCTACTCTTGGTACTGACCTTGGTGGTCTTCAGGAACGTATTACTTCCACAACAAAAGGTTCTATTACCTCTGTTCAGGCTGTATACGTACCAGCGGATGACCTTACTGACCCTGCTCCAGCTACTACCTTCTCGCATCTTGATGGAACATTAGTTCTATCTCGTCAGATTGCAGAGCTTGGTATTTACCCTGCTGTTGACCCTCTTGACTCCACTTCTCGTATTCTCGACCCGAATATCCTCGGTGCCGAGCATTACTCTACAGCTCGTGAAGTTCAGATGGTTCTGCAGAAATACAAAGATCTTCAGGACATCATCGCCATTCTCGGAATGGACGAATTGTCAGATGAAGATAAGCAGACTGTTGCTCGTGCTCGTCGCATCCAGCGTTTCCTTTCACAGCCTTTCCACGTAGCTGAAGTTTTCACCGGTACTCCTGGTGTTTACGTAAAGCTCGATGAGACTGTTAAAGCATTCCGCGGAATTCTTGACGGCGAATACGATGATATGGCTGAAAACTCTTTCTACATGGTTGGCGGAATCGAAGAAGCCATCGAAAAAGAGAAAAACAAATAG
- a CDS encoding 4-hydroxybenzoate octaprenyltransferase — protein MIKIEHSIFALPFAYMGLFLASDGWPDLTPFLLLTVAMVAVRSFAMAFNRLVDINIDSENPRTRTRPLVTGELSATFTFGFIVVCAVIFVVACYNMNELCHELSYFALAWSAFYSLTKRFTKLCHFVLGSVLGLAPLAGWLCVDPQFTLPAILFFFGVLFWVAGFDILYATQDRKFDRGRELYSVPACLGLEKALTISTFCHINTAIFFLLGGLAAGLGWIYFITTAIVGGILIFEHQVISADDMSRVNMAFFALNGVISVLLFVGTVLAL, from the coding sequence ATGATTAAAATCGAGCATTCAATTTTTGCCTTGCCATTCGCTTACATGGGGCTTTTTCTTGCCTCCGATGGATGGCCAGACCTTACTCCTTTTTTATTGCTGACAGTTGCAATGGTCGCGGTCAGGTCCTTTGCGATGGCATTTAACCGACTTGTAGATATTAATATTGATAGTGAAAATCCTAGAACCCGAACAAGGCCGTTAGTTACAGGCGAATTGTCAGCTACATTTACTTTCGGATTTATCGTGGTTTGCGCGGTTATTTTCGTTGTTGCCTGCTACAATATGAATGAGCTTTGCCATGAACTTTCTTACTTTGCTCTTGCGTGGTCCGCGTTTTACTCATTAACCAAACGATTTACGAAGCTTTGTCACTTTGTACTCGGCTCTGTTTTGGGACTTGCGCCACTTGCGGGCTGGCTATGTGTTGATCCTCAGTTTACTTTGCCTGCCATTTTATTTTTCTTCGGGGTTCTTTTCTGGGTTGCCGGATTTGACATTTTATACGCCACTCAGGATAGAAAATTCGATCGAGGACGTGAGTTATATTCTGTTCCTGCATGTCTTGGGCTAGAAAAGGCGCTCACAATTTCTACTTTTTGCCATATCAACACTGCTATTTTCTTTTTATTAGGCGGTCTTGCTGCCGGACTTGGCTGGATATATTTCATTACAACTGCTATCGTAGGTGGGATCTTGATATTTGAACACCAAGTTATTTCAGCAGATGACATGAGTCGTGTAAATATGGCCTTTTTTGCTCTAAACGGTGTTATCTCAGTATTGCTGTTCGTAGGAACTGTATTAGCTCTCTAA
- a CDS encoding F0F1 ATP synthase subunit gamma: MASLKDVQNQIVSIKKTKQITKAMNMVASAKLRGAQSRIDRFRPYADKFYEMLADLAAGVDSNVHPLLEVHDEIKSVGILLATSDRGLCGSFNTNMINSALKLAAEKKAEGLTVKFYCVGKKGREAVKKSEYELVEAYADEMGSFDFNLASTVGNKVIDAYLAEDLDEVYLVFGKFVSVGSQPPTTLKLMPMSADVAAEVDVDSEAKGEYIYEPSVEGLLAELLPRFVKVQVYRGLLDTSTSEHAARMAAMDNATRACDDMSDALTLLYNKTRQAAITADLMDIVGGAEALK; the protein is encoded by the coding sequence ATGGCTTCTCTTAAGGATGTCCAGAATCAAATAGTCAGTATTAAAAAGACAAAGCAGATCACTAAAGCTATGAACATGGTCGCGTCCGCTAAGTTGCGTGGAGCTCAATCTAGAATTGACCGCTTCCGCCCTTACGCAGACAAGTTCTATGAAATGCTTGCTGATCTAGCAGCCGGGGTAGACTCTAATGTTCACCCTCTGCTTGAAGTCCATGACGAGATCAAGTCTGTAGGCATCTTGCTTGCAACTTCTGATCGCGGACTTTGCGGTAGTTTTAATACCAATATGATAAACTCGGCCTTGAAATTGGCCGCAGAAAAGAAGGCTGAAGGTTTAACTGTAAAGTTCTACTGCGTAGGTAAGAAAGGCCGTGAAGCAGTTAAGAAGAGTGAGTACGAACTCGTTGAAGCATACGCTGACGAAATGGGCTCATTTGACTTCAACTTGGCGTCCACTGTAGGCAACAAAGTTATTGATGCCTACCTCGCAGAAGATCTTGACGAAGTTTACCTCGTTTTCGGAAAGTTTGTAAGTGTTGGCTCCCAGCCTCCAACAACTCTGAAGCTTATGCCAATGTCCGCGGACGTTGCTGCTGAAGTTGATGTTGATAGCGAAGCTAAAGGCGAATACATCTACGAACCTTCTGTTGAAGGTCTTCTTGCGGAACTTCTACCTCGCTTTGTGAAAGTACAAGTATATCGTGGCCTTCTTGATACGTCTACCAGCGAACACGCTGCACGTATGGCCGCAATGGATAATGCAACAAGGGCATGCGATGATATGTCTGATGCGTTAACTTTGCTTTACAATAAAACAAGGCAGGCCGCTATTACTGCGGATCTTATGGACATTGTCGGCGGCGCGGAAGCGTTGAAATGA
- a CDS encoding TIGR00282 family metallophosphoesterase codes for MRILFLGDIFGRPGRKGVAKKMTDLREKLSLDLIVANGENASSGVGLSVKNAKEILGSGIDVLTSGNHIWKFKDIYSYLSACDRIVRPANVAEGSPGRGWTSFEIYEGLSVAIINLQGRTFMSACECPFRGADKILEEIPEDIKVRLVDFHAEATSEKQCLGRYLDGRVSAVLGTHTHVQTNDARIFADGCGYITDAGMCGPIDSCLGLAPDPVIKRFVTGLPQKWRVAGGAVQLQGVILDVDETTGKTISIETWKSDHMHDC; via the coding sequence GTGCGGATTCTATTTCTTGGTGACATATTCGGCAGACCCGGTAGAAAGGGTGTTGCAAAAAAAATGACTGACCTTCGTGAGAAGCTCAGTCTTGATCTTATTGTGGCCAATGGAGAAAATGCGTCTTCCGGTGTTGGTCTTTCGGTTAAGAATGCAAAAGAGATTCTCGGTTCTGGAATTGATGTTCTTACTTCCGGCAACCATATATGGAAATTTAAAGATATATACTCTTATCTGAGCGCATGTGACCGCATTGTGCGTCCCGCCAATGTCGCGGAAGGATCGCCCGGGAGAGGATGGACATCCTTTGAGATTTATGAAGGTTTATCTGTTGCGATCATAAACCTTCAAGGTCGAACTTTTATGAGTGCGTGCGAGTGTCCTTTTCGCGGTGCCGATAAGATTCTTGAAGAAATACCAGAAGATATAAAAGTTAGATTAGTAGATTTCCATGCTGAGGCGACTTCTGAAAAACAGTGCCTTGGCAGGTACCTTGACGGCAGAGTTTCTGCTGTTTTAGGCACACATACACATGTTCAGACTAATGATGCTCGCATCTTTGCTGATGGGTGCGGTTATATTACCGATGCAGGAATGTGCGGTCCTATTGATTCGTGTCTCGGACTTGCTCCAGATCCAGTGATTAAGAGATTTGTTACTGGCCTGCCGCAAAAGTGGCGGGTTGCTGGAGGCGCTGTTCAATTACAGGGCGTTATTCTTGATGTAGATGAAACTACAGGTAAAACTATTTCTATTGAAACTTGGAAGTCCGATCATATGCATGACTGCTAA
- a CDS encoding cell division protein ZapA yields MPRYTIPVLGLEISFKTDADKVRIEAAKDVLEDRFGELTRGGKDVSREKLLTCLALSLADDYLVNTRKLEMMEEKINALLEK; encoded by the coding sequence ATGCCTCGTTATACGATACCGGTTCTCGGGCTTGAAATATCATTCAAGACTGATGCGGACAAAGTAAGAATAGAAGCCGCAAAGGATGTGCTTGAAGACCGGTTCGGTGAACTTACTCGGGGCGGAAAAGATGTGAGCAGGGAAAAGCTGCTTACTTGTTTAGCCCTTAGTCTTGCTGATGACTACCTTGTAAACACCCGCAAGCTCGAAATGATGGAAGAGAAGATTAACGCGCTATTAGAGAAGTGA
- a CDS encoding mechanosensitive ion channel family protein encodes MDVSVIEKFFREDLLKWLIAFKESVVRDFFSISGAEELILIPLIFILGRLFHKKVTPKIETGIKGKFPTVVRESLFIKTVLEQVWLVFTVLLFKLSVYVMFPKEYRPDLLIIAGSLTAAWVLIKIASSLVMNQFWAKFISATAWTMAALNVFGMLGKTVAFLDTVGFVYNQKNLSILVIFKGIILLIALIQVASFVNKIAQSKIEQSKTLSPSLQVLLSKGSKLGLMTLAIYLGLKGIGVDFTGLTIFSGAVGVGVGFGLQKVISNLVCGVILLLERSIKPGDIIEVGNARGKIKSLNARFISMETFDKKEYLIPNDSLITGQVINWTYGDSSVRLRIPFGIAYSSDVRKAMALSEVAAKTVTGVLESPAPACRMTGYGASSVDFELRIWIGDPEKGTGRVKSDTMLAIWDSFNANGIEFPFPQQEIYIKNLPEK; translated from the coding sequence ATGGATGTTTCTGTTATTGAAAAGTTTTTCAGGGAAGATTTATTAAAGTGGCTTATTGCTTTTAAAGAATCTGTCGTAAGGGATTTTTTCTCCATAAGTGGAGCGGAAGAACTCATACTTATTCCTTTGATATTCATATTAGGCAGATTATTTCATAAAAAAGTCACCCCCAAGATTGAAACCGGTATCAAAGGAAAGTTCCCGACAGTTGTTCGTGAAAGCTTATTCATTAAAACTGTTCTGGAACAAGTTTGGCTAGTCTTTACTGTACTACTTTTCAAGTTGTCAGTTTATGTAATGTTTCCAAAGGAGTATCGGCCTGACCTGCTTATCATTGCAGGCTCTTTGACTGCTGCTTGGGTATTAATTAAAATTGCATCAAGTCTGGTAATGAATCAGTTTTGGGCAAAATTTATTTCAGCGACAGCATGGACTATGGCCGCTCTAAATGTATTCGGAATGCTCGGTAAAACTGTAGCTTTTCTAGATACTGTTGGATTTGTATACAATCAAAAGAATTTGTCCATACTTGTTATTTTTAAAGGAATAATACTTCTTATTGCTTTAATTCAGGTCGCAAGTTTTGTGAATAAAATAGCTCAATCTAAAATTGAACAGTCAAAAACTTTATCGCCTTCTTTACAAGTTCTTTTGTCCAAAGGGTCTAAATTAGGCCTTATGACACTGGCTATTTATCTGGGTCTTAAAGGAATCGGAGTAGATTTCACAGGGTTAACAATCTTCTCTGGGGCTGTCGGTGTCGGTGTTGGTTTTGGGTTGCAGAAGGTTATTTCTAATCTCGTATGTGGTGTAATACTGCTACTTGAGCGGTCTATCAAACCCGGCGATATTATCGAAGTTGGCAATGCGCGCGGCAAGATAAAATCTTTGAATGCTCGTTTTATTTCGATGGAGACCTTTGATAAAAAAGAATATCTTATTCCTAATGATTCGCTCATCACTGGACAGGTTATTAACTGGACATATGGTGACAGTTCGGTCCGTCTAAGAATTCCATTCGGGATTGCATATTCCTCGGATGTCCGTAAGGCCATGGCTTTAAGTGAGGTCGCAGCAAAGACGGTCACAGGCGTTCTTGAAAGTCCTGCTCCTGCATGTAGAATGACTGGATACGGTGCCAGTTCTGTCGATTTCGAGCTCAGAATTTGGATTGGTGATCCTGAAAAAGGGACTGGAAGAGTTAAGTCGGATACGATGCTCGCAATTTGGGACTCGTTTAACGCGAATGGTATTGAATTCCCATTCCCGCAGCAGGAGATTTATATCAAGAATCTTCCTGAGAAATAG
- the rny gene encoding ribonuclease Y, with the protein MIGDFFLIIFGMALGAAGGYALHRYVNSKRIADSQGLADRIVHEARKEAEAMKKELRLQAQDEVYALKKEQENEFKEMERGLKKQADRLLEKEERLEKKLEKVASKESEVVALEKRMIKQEKKLEDLREGLERRKDEHERKLQEVSGLTVEEAREKLMTEIESRTRHEAGKMVRAIEMEAKEEGNRKARKILALAIQRYSGDYINEQTVTAVQLPSEDMKGRIIGREGRNIRALEAATGVDLIIDDTPETVVLSAYSPLRREIAKQALERLIHDGRIHPARIEDVVGKVEQEMDVKLREIGEQATFDVGVHGIHPEIVKLLGQLQYRTSYSQNVLQHSLEVAFLCGIMAAELGMDEKAAKRAGLLHDIGKAVDHEIEGPHAVIGADLAKKHGETKEIIHAIQAHHEDIPPQSILATLVQAADSLSGARPGARKELLENYVKRLEELENVATGFDGVAKAYAIQAGREIRVMVDAEKVTDDNTHMLCKDIATKIENNMTYPGQIRVTVIRERRSVGYAK; encoded by the coding sequence ATGATTGGGGATTTTTTTCTGATTATATTTGGAATGGCCCTAGGTGCCGCAGGCGGATATGCCCTGCACCGTTATGTGAATTCTAAGCGTATAGCTGATTCACAGGGTCTGGCTGATAGAATAGTGCATGAGGCTCGTAAAGAAGCCGAAGCAATGAAAAAAGAACTTAGACTTCAAGCGCAGGATGAAGTCTATGCTCTTAAAAAAGAACAAGAAAATGAATTTAAAGAAATGGAACGCGGTTTGAAAAAACAAGCGGACCGTCTCTTAGAAAAAGAAGAGCGCCTTGAGAAAAAACTTGAGAAAGTCGCAAGCAAAGAGTCAGAAGTTGTAGCTCTTGAAAAGCGCATGATCAAGCAGGAAAAGAAGCTCGAAGATCTCCGTGAAGGACTTGAAAGAAGAAAAGATGAGCATGAGCGTAAACTTCAAGAAGTTTCAGGACTTACAGTTGAAGAAGCTCGCGAAAAGCTCATGACAGAAATAGAAAGCCGGACTCGTCACGAAGCTGGTAAAATGGTTCGTGCCATTGAAATGGAAGCAAAAGAAGAAGGAAATCGCAAGGCCCGTAAGATTTTGGCCCTCGCGATTCAGCGTTATTCTGGTGACTACATTAATGAGCAGACCGTTACAGCCGTTCAGCTTCCATCGGAAGATATGAAAGGACGTATCATTGGCCGTGAAGGTAGAAATATCAGAGCGCTTGAAGCAGCTACAGGTGTTGACCTCATTATTGATGATACTCCTGAAACTGTAGTTCTTTCCGCATACAGCCCTCTTCGTCGCGAAATTGCGAAACAGGCTCTTGAAAGACTTATTCACGATGGACGTATCCATCCTGCACGCATCGAAGATGTTGTTGGTAAAGTAGAGCAGGAAATGGACGTTAAACTTCGTGAAATCGGTGAACAGGCTACATTTGATGTAGGAGTTCACGGCATTCATCCTGAGATTGTAAAACTTCTCGGGCAATTACAGTACAGAACAAGTTATTCTCAGAACGTGCTTCAGCATTCTCTCGAAGTTGCTTTCCTCTGCGGCATTATGGCTGCTGAGCTTGGCATGGATGAGAAGGCTGCTAAGCGTGCTGGTTTACTTCATGATATAGGTAAGGCTGTTGACCATGAAATCGAAGGTCCACATGCTGTGATCGGTGCTGATCTTGCTAAGAAGCATGGAGAAACTAAAGAGATTATCCACGCTATCCAGGCTCATCACGAAGACATTCCTCCTCAGTCTATCTTAGCAACGCTTGTACAGGCTGCTGATAGCCTTTCCGGCGCACGTCCAGGCGCAAGAAAAGAGCTTCTCGAAAACTATGTGAAGCGCCTTGAAGAACTGGAAAATGTCGCAACTGGTTTTGACGGAGTTGCTAAGGCCTATGCTATTCAGGCTGGTCGCGAAATTAGGGTTATGGTCGATGCTGAAAAGGTCACCGATGACAATACCCATATGCTCTGTAAAGACATTGCTACAAAGATTGAAAATAATATGACTTATCCAGGTCAGATTCGTGTAACCGTAATTCGCGAACGCCGTTCCGTAGGTTATGCTAAATAA
- the tyrS gene encoding tyrosine--tRNA ligase, whose translation MNIYDDLKWRGLIHQVSDEGKVRDYLSTPGRYMYCGFDPTADSLHIGNLVPLLCLVRMKKAGHNPLFLLGGATGRVGDPSGKDKEREFVSIEQIEAQSANIKAQIEGFCEHNTGEKAEVVNNYDWTKEISFLDMLRDVGKHFTVNWMLAKESVKGRFGREDVGISYTEFSYMLLQGYDFYHLYKEKECQLQIGGGDQWGNITAGCELIRRKAAGEGFALTFPLITTASGKKFGKSEKGAIFLNAEMTSPYAFYQFWINSDDRDVINFLKFFTFLTEEEIAELEKAHEEAPYKRIAHKRLAEETTIMIHGKEELAKVEAATVALFGGGDIKSVDSATLREAMEAAPGVEYEAADIPDLAQILMDLGLSKSKGQARKDIKAGGLYINNERVDDYDYAPVDTDFIGGEAMLIRKGKKNYGLVIRK comes from the coding sequence ATGAATATTTATGATGATCTAAAATGGCGTGGGTTAATTCATCAGGTTTCGGACGAAGGTAAAGTGCGTGATTATCTTTCAACTCCTGGAAGATACATGTATTGCGGCTTTGATCCAACAGCCGACAGCCTGCACATTGGTAATCTCGTACCTCTTCTTTGCCTCGTCCGCATGAAAAAAGCGGGACACAATCCATTATTCCTTCTCGGCGGAGCAACTGGAAGAGTTGGTGATCCGAGTGGTAAGGACAAAGAACGCGAGTTTGTAAGTATTGAACAGATTGAAGCTCAGTCTGCTAATATCAAAGCTCAGATTGAAGGTTTTTGCGAGCACAATACTGGTGAGAAAGCCGAAGTTGTTAACAACTATGATTGGACCAAAGAAATTTCATTTCTCGATATGCTCCGTGATGTAGGTAAGCATTTTACTGTAAACTGGATGCTCGCAAAAGAATCTGTCAAAGGTCGTTTTGGCCGTGAAGATGTTGGTATCTCCTACACAGAATTCAGTTACATGCTTCTTCAAGGATACGATTTTTACCATTTATATAAAGAGAAAGAATGTCAGCTTCAGATTGGTGGTGGTGACCAATGGGGCAACATTACTGCAGGTTGTGAACTTATTCGCCGTAAAGCAGCTGGCGAAGGGTTTGCACTTACTTTCCCTCTTATTACCACTGCGTCTGGGAAGAAATTCGGTAAAAGTGAAAAGGGCGCGATTTTCTTAAATGCCGAAATGACTTCACCTTATGCATTCTATCAGTTTTGGATTAATTCAGATGATAGAGATGTAATTAATTTCTTGAAGTTTTTCACTTTCCTTACAGAAGAAGAAATTGCTGAGCTTGAAAAGGCGCATGAAGAAGCACCATACAAACGCATAGCTCATAAGCGGCTTGCCGAAGAAACCACAATCATGATTCATGGCAAAGAAGAGCTTGCAAAAGTTGAAGCCGCAACAGTTGCTCTCTTTGGCGGTGGAGATATCAAGTCTGTCGACTCTGCAACCTTGCGCGAAGCTATGGAAGCTGCTCCGGGTGTTGAATATGAAGCCGCTGATATTCCAGATCTGGCACAGATTCTTATGGATCTGGGGTTGTCAAAGTCTAAAGGCCAGGCGCGCAAAGATATTAAAGCTGGTGGACTCTATATTAATAATGAGCGCGTCGATGATTATGATTACGCTCCTGTTGATACCGATTTTATAGGCGGGGAAGCAATGCTTATCCGTAAGGGTAAAAAGAATTACGGACTTGTAATTCGCAAGTAG
- a CDS encoding DMT family transporter produces MRLFFISIAMMFGALAPTQAGINLRLKGFVGDPVLAATISFAVGTIALMVYAVVMRIPVPSTSVVMKGPWWMWTGGFMGAFFVASAVIVAPVLGAGTMMCWMVAGQMAASIFLDHYGLIGYAVREASPMRVAGVVLVVIGAVMVERF; encoded by the coding sequence ATGCGGTTATTTTTTATATCTATAGCAATGATGTTTGGGGCCTTAGCTCCGACTCAGGCTGGTATTAATCTCCGATTGAAGGGTTTTGTCGGGGATCCTGTTCTTGCCGCAACGATTTCTTTTGCAGTCGGTACCATCGCTCTGATGGTTTATGCCGTTGTTATGCGGATTCCTGTTCCTTCAACATCTGTTGTTATGAAAGGACCTTGGTGGATGTGGACGGGTGGTTTTATGGGTGCTTTTTTTGTAGCATCGGCTGTAATAGTTGCTCCCGTCCTTGGTGCGGGAACAATGATGTGCTGGATGGTAGCGGGGCAGATGGCGGCGTCCATTTTTCTGGACCACTACGGCCTCATAGGCTATGCCGTTCGAGAAGCTTCTCCTATGCGTGTTGCAGGAGTTGTGTTGGTTGTAATTGGTGCTGTTATGGTTGAGAGATTTTGA
- a CDS encoding F0F1 ATP synthase subunit epsilon, with protein MASKLLLEIVTPDRKVLSQEVDYVGAPGIEGEFGIMANHIPFLSALGIGNLHYNDGNRTHYVFVSGGFAEVGNNKVTILAEVAEKAVEIDIARAQKAQDKAKARMEKAKDRIESARAQAALHRAISRLSCKDAA; from the coding sequence ATGGCTAGTAAGCTCCTTTTGGAAATCGTTACTCCTGATCGCAAGGTCCTTTCTCAGGAAGTCGACTACGTCGGCGCACCTGGGATTGAGGGTGAGTTTGGTATAATGGCCAATCATATACCCTTCCTTTCAGCTCTCGGTATTGGTAACCTTCATTACAATGATGGTAACCGCACTCACTATGTATTCGTATCCGGCGGCTTTGCTGAAGTCGGAAACAATAAAGTGACTATACTTGCCGAAGTTGCTGAAAAGGCCGTTGAGATCGATATCGCTCGAGCTCAGAAAGCTCAGGATAAAGCGAAAGCCCGTATGGAAAAAGCAAAGGATCGCATCGAATCAGCTCGCGCGCAGGCTGCTCTTCACAGAGCAATCTCTCGCCTTAGCTGCAAAGATGCCGCCTAG
- the glmU gene encoding bifunctional UDP-N-acetylglucosamine diphosphorylase/glucosamine-1-phosphate N-acetyltransferase GlmU, whose product MHDSFACALVLAGGKGTRMHSEKPKVLKTLLGESMLYYVYNALRPSIGDDIFTIVGFGSEYVEEAYPEMKDKFVLQKEQLGTGHALQQGWDQIKASGLEYCLVINGDTPLVSSKAVSDFLEAVKEDGADLSFVTITPKDPCQFGRVIRNKAGQVSAIVEAKDYDESIYGPVTGEVNAGIYCLKISTVDALLGKITNENKSGEYYITDLVDLAAQCDMAVTAVDCGDSVDLMGINSPYELAKAESTLRMRISEKWLRSGVIIHNWESAVIGPLVQIEPGAELTGPCELYGKTTIASGAVVQSHVRILDSIVSENAEIKAYSHLEDAKVGPECSVGPYGRLRPGAILEEGSKIGNFVEVKKAVLGKGAKASHLSYLGDSEIGAGTNIGAGTITCNYDGKNKFKTIIGANSFIGSNTALVAPVTVGEGVLIAAGSTITKDVSDGDLGVARSRQVNISRTSQKS is encoded by the coding sequence ATGCACGATTCATTTGCTTGTGCCCTTGTCCTTGCAGGAGGAAAAGGAACACGGATGCATTCTGAGAAGCCTAAAGTTCTTAAGACACTTTTAGGTGAATCTATGCTCTATTATGTATACAACGCTTTGCGTCCATCCATCGGTGATGATATATTTACGATAGTTGGCTTTGGCTCTGAATATGTTGAAGAAGCTTACCCAGAAATGAAGGATAAGTTTGTTCTCCAAAAGGAGCAGCTTGGAACCGGCCACGCTTTACAGCAGGGGTGGGACCAAATTAAGGCATCCGGTTTGGAATATTGTCTCGTGATCAACGGAGACACTCCGCTCGTCAGTTCAAAAGCCGTCAGCGATTTTCTTGAGGCTGTCAAAGAAGATGGTGCTGATTTATCCTTTGTAACTATCACCCCTAAAGACCCTTGTCAGTTTGGGCGCGTGATTCGGAACAAAGCGGGGCAGGTATCTGCGATTGTTGAGGCAAAAGATTATGACGAGTCCATTTATGGGCCTGTCACTGGTGAAGTTAATGCCGGAATATATTGCCTTAAAATTTCAACTGTTGATGCGTTGCTCGGCAAGATTACAAATGAAAATAAGAGTGGCGAGTATTACATTACTGATTTAGTAGATCTTGCTGCCCAGTGTGATATGGCAGTCACAGCTGTTGATTGCGGAGACTCCGTCGATCTTATGGGGATTAACAGTCCGTATGAGCTTGCAAAAGCAGAATCAACTCTTCGAATGAGAATTTCAGAAAAATGGTTGCGCTCCGGCGTAATAATCCATAATTGGGAGTCCGCAGTTATTGGTCCGCTAGTTCAAATTGAGCCTGGGGCAGAACTTACCGGTCCATGTGAACTCTACGGTAAAACCACAATTGCTTCCGGAGCAGTAGTTCAATCTCATGTGAGAATTCTGGATAGTATTGTTTCCGAAAATGCGGAAATTAAGGCATATAGCCATTTAGAAGATGCTAAGGTCGGTCCTGAATGTAGTGTTGGACCGTATGGGCGACTTCGTCCCGGGGCCATCCTCGAAGAAGGATCTAAGATCGGAAATTTCGTTGAGGTGAAAAAGGCTGTTCTTGGTAAAGGAGCGAAAGCCAGTCATCTGTCCTATCTAGGAGATAGCGAAATCGGAGCTGGAACAAATATAGGGGCAGGGACAATTACCTGTAATTATGACGGAAAGAATAAGTTCAAAACCATTATTGGTGCGAACTCTTTTATAGGTAGTAACACTGCGTTGGTTGCGCCTGTAACTGTTGGAGAAGGCGTGCTGATTGCCGCTGGATCGACGATTACTAAAGATGTAAGTGACGGCGACTTGGGTGTAGCCCGGTCAAGGCAAGTTAACATTTCCCGGACTTCTCAGAAGTCTTGA